From a single Fusobacterium pseudoperiodonticum genomic region:
- a CDS encoding peptidylprolyl isomerase, with the protein MKKLFKLLSIIGLSLMFLVGCSSVKSTMKSITSVFKDPVKYNNVTATFVTTQGEITFYLYPEAAPITVANFINLAKRGFYDNTKFNRSVENFMVQGGDPTGTGMGGPGYTIPDEFVEWLDFYQPGMLAMANAGPNTGGSQFFMTFAPADWLNGVHTIFGEVRSEGDAIKVRKLEMGDVIKEVRISDNGDFILALFKPQVEEWNRILDREYPNLKKYPVRDVTAQEVEAYKEELENLYTKKEKKNQDTFEYPITKFIRGVFNKVGGYTPREPVISN; encoded by the coding sequence ATGAAAAAATTATTTAAATTATTAAGCATTATAGGGCTGTCACTTATGTTTTTAGTAGGTTGTAGTTCTGTAAAATCTACAATGAAGTCAATAACTAGTGTATTTAAAGATCCAGTTAAATACAACAATGTAACAGCAACTTTCGTTACAACTCAAGGAGAAATTACATTCTATCTTTATCCAGAAGCAGCTCCTATTACAGTTGCTAACTTTATCAACCTTGCAAAAAGAGGTTTCTATGATAACACAAAATTCAACCGTTCAGTTGAAAACTTCATGGTACAAGGTGGAGATCCTACTGGAACAGGAATGGGTGGACCAGGATATACTATACCTGATGAATTCGTTGAATGGTTAGATTTCTATCAACCAGGAATGCTTGCTATGGCAAATGCAGGACCTAACACAGGTGGTTCTCAATTCTTTATGACATTTGCACCAGCTGATTGGTTAAATGGAGTGCATACTATTTTTGGTGAAGTTCGTTCAGAAGGAGACGCTATAAAAGTTAGAAAACTAGAAATGGGTGACGTTATAAAAGAAGTTAGAATTTCTGATAATGGAGACTTTATCTTAGCTCTATTCAAACCTCAAGTAGAAGAATGGAACAGAATCCTAGATAGAGAATATCCTAATTTAAAGAAATATCCTGTAAGAGATGTAACAGCTCAAGAAGTTGAAGCATATAAAGAAGAATTAGAAAACTTATACACTAAGAAAGAAAAGAAAAACCAAGATACTTTTGAATATCCAATAACTAAATTTATTAGAGGAGTATTCAATAAGGTTGGAGGATATACTCCAAGAGAACCTGTAATTAGTAACTAA
- a CDS encoding DUF6162 family protein, which yields MIKINTYVVKPLSSKKENIFLILAFVVLILIAGIALKIRHRTDYEIDLQENEIISYEVLDNIELGLYSDIKNSLVDIAQLKEENGALPDVEVLAEEEIPPYYKDVTWEQRGAMEWKKIKHDNEDYYVGIGNERIGTFLVKFNNANIDESEIFYMKDKVSFKDIEKNFEKYEHIMKKIVPYTGNDERQKYIAK from the coding sequence GTGATAAAAATTAATACTTATGTTGTAAAACCACTTAGCTCAAAAAAAGAAAATATCTTTCTTATTTTAGCTTTTGTTGTCCTGATTCTTATAGCAGGTATAGCTTTGAAAATTAGACATAGAACTGACTATGAAATAGATTTACAAGAGAATGAAATAATTTCTTATGAAGTTTTGGATAACATAGAATTAGGTCTATACTCTGATATAAAAAATTCTTTAGTAGATATTGCTCAATTAAAAGAAGAAAATGGAGCTTTACCTGATGTAGAAGTCTTGGCAGAAGAAGAAATTCCACCTTACTACAAGGATGTAACTTGGGAACAAAGGGGAGCAATGGAATGGAAAAAAATTAAGCACGACAATGAAGATTACTATGTTGGTATAGGAAATGAAAGAATAGGAACTTTCCTTGTGAAGTTTAATAATGCGAATATAGATGAAAGCGAAATTTTCTATATGAAAGATAAAGTTAGCTTCAAAGATATAGAAAAGAACTTTGAGAAATATGAACATATAATGAAAAAAATAGTTCCCTATACAGGTAATGACGAAAGACAAAAGTACATTGCTAAATAG
- a CDS encoding metal ABC transporter ATP-binding protein, translated as MNGLEIQIKDLNLVLSGNEILENINLTVKAGEIHCLVGPNGGGKTSLLRCILGQMPFTGSIEMKYEKDRVIGYVPQVLDFERTLPITVEDFMAMTNQTRPCFLGISKKHKETVDNLLKKLGVYEKKKRLLGNLSGGERQRVLLAQALFPKPNLLILDEPLTGIDKAGEEYFKEIIKELKEEGITILWIHHNLAQVKELADTVTCIKKRMIFSGDPKEELKEDKIMRIFE; from the coding sequence ATGAATGGACTTGAAATTCAAATAAAAGATTTAAATTTAGTGCTATCAGGAAATGAGATTTTAGAAAATATTAATTTAACTGTTAAAGCAGGAGAAATCCATTGTCTTGTAGGTCCTAACGGTGGAGGAAAAACTTCACTATTAAGATGTATACTAGGACAAATGCCTTTTACAGGTAGTATAGAGATGAAATATGAAAAAGATAGAGTGATAGGATATGTTCCTCAAGTTTTAGATTTTGAAAGGACTTTACCTATTACTGTGGAAGATTTCATGGCTATGACTAATCAAACTAGACCTTGTTTCCTTGGTATATCTAAAAAACATAAAGAGACAGTTGATAATCTTCTAAAAAAATTAGGAGTTTATGAAAAGAAAAAAAGATTATTGGGAAATCTATCAGGTGGAGAAAGACAAAGAGTGTTATTGGCTCAGGCTCTTTTCCCAAAACCAAATCTTTTAATTTTAGATGAGCCTTTGACAGGGATAGATAAGGCAGGAGAAGAATATTTCAAAGAAATTATAAAAGAATTAAAAGAAGAAGGTATAACAATTCTTTGGATACACCATAATCTAGCACAGGTAAAAGAGTTAGCAGACACTGTTACTTGTATAAAGAAAAGAATGATATTTAGTGGAGATCCAAAAGAAGAATTAAAAGAAGATAAAATTATGAGAATATTTGAATAA
- a CDS encoding metal ABC transporter solute-binding protein, Zn/Mn family → MKKIILLMFLVLNVLVMAGEKLKIGITLLPYYSFVANIVKDRAEVIPIVKAEGFDSHTYQPKVEDIERASKVDAIVVNGVGHDEFVYKIIDAVDKKDRPVIINANKDVPLMPVAGTLGNEKIMDSHTFISITAAIQQVHNITKEIIKLDPKNKDFYLANSREYVKKLRKLKTDALKEVQDVNGTDVRVATFLGGYNYLLSEFGIDVKAVLEPTHGSQISMSSLQKMIEKIKKEKIDIIFGEKNYSDEYVSIIKNETGIEVRKLEHLTTGAYRADSFEKFIKVDLDEVVSAIKYVKNKNKNRIKK, encoded by the coding sequence ATGAAAAAAATAATACTTTTAATGTTTTTGGTATTAAATGTATTAGTAATGGCTGGAGAAAAATTGAAAATAGGTATAACTTTATTACCTTACTATAGTTTTGTTGCAAATATAGTAAAGGATAGGGCAGAAGTTATCCCCATAGTAAAGGCAGAAGGCTTCGACTCTCATACTTATCAACCTAAGGTTGAAGATATAGAAAGAGCTTCAAAAGTAGATGCCATTGTTGTAAATGGTGTAGGACATGACGAATTTGTCTATAAAATCATAGATGCAGTTGATAAGAAGGATAGACCTGTTATTATCAATGCAAATAAAGATGTACCACTTATGCCAGTTGCAGGTACATTAGGTAATGAAAAGATTATGGACTCTCATACTTTCATATCTATAACTGCTGCAATTCAACAGGTGCATAATATAACAAAGGAAATAATAAAATTAGATCCTAAAAATAAAGATTTTTATCTTGCTAATTCAAGAGAATATGTAAAAAAATTAAGAAAATTAAAAACAGATGCTTTAAAAGAAGTTCAAGATGTAAATGGAACAGATGTTAGAGTTGCCACTTTCTTGGGTGGATATAATTATCTATTATCTGAGTTTGGAATAGATGTTAAGGCTGTTTTAGAACCAACTCATGGTTCACAAATAAGTATGTCATCACTTCAAAAAATGATAGAAAAAATAAAGAAAGAAAAGATAGATATAATCTTTGGGGAAAAGAACTATAGTGATGAATATGTATCTATAATTAAAAATGAAACAGGGATAGAAGTTAGAAAGTTAGAACACTTAACAACAGGTGCATACAGAGCTGATAGCTTTGAAAAGTTTATCAAAGTTGACCTAGATGAAGTTGTAAGTGCTATTAAATATGTTAAGAACAAAAATAAAAATAGAATTAAGAAATAA
- a CDS encoding metal ABC transporter permease, translating into MLETFRNFLINLAEQGSIPASFKYGFVINAMICALLIGPILGGIGTMVVTKKMAFFSEAVGHAAMTGIAIGVLLGEPFSAPYISLFTYCILFGLIINYTKNRTKMSSDTLIGVFLSISIALGGSLLIYVSAKVNSHALESILFGSILTVNDTDIYILVVSAIIIGFVLVPYLNRMLLASFNPNLAIVRGVNVKLIEYIFIIIVTVITIASVKIVGSILVEALLLIPAAAAKNLSKSIKGFVSYSVVFALISCLLGVYLPIHFDISIPSGGAIIMISSAIFIITVIIRMLFRNFAEGE; encoded by the coding sequence ATGTTAGAAACTTTTAGAAATTTCTTAATAAATTTAGCTGAGCAAGGTAGTATTCCAGCTTCTTTTAAGTATGGTTTCGTTATCAATGCCATGATATGTGCATTGCTTATAGGACCAATACTTGGAGGAATAGGAACTATGGTAGTTACAAAGAAAATGGCTTTCTTCTCAGAAGCAGTAGGACATGCTGCTATGACAGGAATAGCTATAGGGGTACTATTAGGAGAACCTTTTTCAGCACCATATATTTCACTTTTTACATATTGTATATTATTTGGATTGATTATCAATTACACAAAGAATAGAACAAAGATGTCTTCGGATACTTTAATAGGAGTCTTTCTTTCGATTTCTATAGCTTTAGGAGGATCACTTCTTATCTATGTATCAGCTAAGGTAAATTCACATGCCTTAGAAAGTATACTATTTGGTTCTATACTTACAGTAAATGATACTGATATATACATCTTAGTTGTATCAGCAATTATAATTGGTTTTGTTTTAGTACCATATCTAAATAGAATGTTATTAGCAAGTTTTAATCCAAATCTAGCAATAGTAAGAGGGGTAAATGTAAAATTAATAGAATATATTTTTATTATAATTGTTACAGTTATTACGATAGCCTCAGTAAAAATAGTAGGATCTATACTTGTTGAAGCCTTATTATTGATACCAGCAGCGGCAGCAAAGAATTTATCAAAGTCTATAAAAGGTTTTGTAAGCTACTCAGTAGTTTTTGCTCTTATTAGCTGTCTGTTAGGAGTGTATTTACCAATACATTTTGATATATCAATTCCATCAGGTGGAGCAATAATAATGATTTCATCGGCTATCTTTATTATTACAGTTATTATTAGAATGTTATTTAGAAACTTTGCAGAAGGAGAATAG
- a CDS encoding metal ABC transporter solute-binding protein, Zn/Mn family gives MYKKLLAILMLIFSFSAMAKDKLKIGVTLQPYYSFVVNIVKDKAEVIPVVRLDKYDSHSYQPKPEDIKRMNELDVLVVNGVGHDEFIFDILNAADRKKEIKVIYANKNVSLMPIAGSIRKEKVMNPHTFISITTSIQQVYNIAKELGELDPANKEFYLKNSREYAKKLRKLKADALNEVKKLGNIDIRVATLHGGYDYLLSEFGIDVKAVIEPSHGAQPSAADLEKVIKIIKNEKIDIIFGEKNFNNKFVDTIHKETGVEVRSLSHMTNGAYEPDSFEKFIKVDLDEVVKAIKDVAAKKGKK, from the coding sequence ATGTACAAAAAATTATTGGCAATTTTAATGTTAATTTTTAGTTTTTCAGCTATGGCAAAGGATAAATTAAAAATAGGTGTTACCTTACAACCTTACTACAGTTTTGTAGTTAATATAGTAAAAGATAAGGCAGAAGTTATACCAGTTGTAAGACTAGATAAATATGATTCTCATAGTTATCAACCAAAACCAGAAGATATAAAGAGAATGAACGAGTTAGATGTCCTTGTAGTAAATGGAGTAGGACATGATGAATTTATTTTTGATATTTTAAATGCAGCAGATAGAAAGAAAGAAATAAAAGTTATTTATGCAAATAAAAATGTTTCTTTAATGCCTATAGCAGGTTCAATCAGAAAAGAAAAGGTTATGAATCCTCATACTTTTATCTCAATAACAACTTCAATTCAACAAGTGTATAACATAGCTAAAGAATTGGGAGAGTTAGATCCAGCTAACAAAGAATTTTACTTAAAGAATTCAAGAGAATATGCTAAAAAATTAAGAAAATTAAAAGCAGATGCTCTAAATGAAGTAAAGAAATTAGGAAATATTGATATAAGAGTTGCAACTTTACACGGTGGATATGACTATCTATTATCTGAATTTGGTATAGACGTTAAGGCAGTTATAGAACCATCTCATGGTGCTCAACCAAGTGCAGCAGACTTAGAAAAAGTTATCAAAATAATTAAAAATGAAAAAATAGATATAATTTTTGGTGAAAAGAACTTCAATAACAAATTTGTAGATACTATTCACAAAGAAACAGGTGTTGAAGTTAGATCACTATCTCATATGACAAATGGTGCTTATGAACCAGATAGTTTTGAAAAATTTATTAAAGTTGACTTAGATGAAGTTGTAAAAGCAATTAAAGACGTAGCAGCTAAAAAAGGAAAGAAATAA
- a CDS encoding metal ABC transporter solute-binding protein, Zn/Mn family, whose translation MKKILLFILMLVLGTVSFAENIVITSIQPLYSLTSYLTKGTDIKVYTPFGSDTSMTMSKEAIREEGFDLSVAKKAQAVVDIAKVWPEDVIYGKARMNKINIVEIDASYPYDEKMTTIFFSDYSNGEVNPYIWTGSKNLVRMVNIISRDLIRLYPQNKAKIEKNVNKFTNDLLKIENEANEKLLSVDNASVISLSENLQYFLNDMNIYAEYVDYDSVTAENIANLVRDKGIKVVISDRWLKKNVIKALKDAGGEFVIINTLDIPMDKDGKMDPEAILKAFKENTDNLIEALKK comes from the coding sequence ATGAAAAAGATATTACTATTTATTTTAATGTTAGTCTTAGGTACAGTTAGTTTTGCTGAAAACATAGTAATCACATCTATACAACCTCTATATTCTTTGACTAGTTACTTAACTAAGGGAACAGATATAAAAGTTTATACTCCCTTTGGTTCAGATACATCTATGACTATGTCAAAAGAAGCTATAAGAGAAGAAGGTTTTGACCTATCAGTTGCTAAAAAAGCTCAAGCTGTTGTAGATATAGCAAAAGTTTGGCCTGAAGATGTAATCTATGGAAAAGCAAGAATGAATAAAATAAATATTGTTGAGATAGATGCAAGCTATCCTTATGATGAGAAAATGACAACAATATTCTTCAGTGATTATTCAAATGGAGAAGTTAATCCATATATTTGGACAGGTAGTAAAAATCTAGTTAGAATGGTAAATATTATATCTAGAGATTTAATAAGATTATACCCTCAAAATAAAGCTAAAATAGAAAAGAATGTAAATAAATTTACTAATGATTTATTAAAAATTGAAAATGAAGCTAATGAAAAATTACTTTCAGTGGATAATGCTTCAGTTATATCTTTAAGTGAAAATTTACAATATTTCTTAAATGATATGAATATATATGCAGAATATGTTGACTATGACAGTGTAACTGCAGAAAATATCGCTAACTTAGTAAGAGATAAGGGAATAAAAGTTGTTATCTCTGATAGATGGTTAAAGAAAAATGTTATAAAAGCATTGAAAGATGCAGGTGGAGAGTTTGTTATTATAAATACTTTAGATATACCTATGGATAAAGATGGAAAAATGGATCCAGAAGCTATATTGAAAGCATTTAAAGAAAATACAGATAATTTAATAGAAGCACTAAAGAAATAA
- a CDS encoding DUF4198 domain-containing protein, translating into MKKSLVLIGSILLAANLFAHDHFLYTSNLDATNQKEVKMKAVLGHPAEGPEAEPISIATVDGKTSLPKAFFVVHDGVKTDLLSKVKVGTIKTAKGQYVALDAIYTAEDGLKGGGSWVFVMDSGNTKDSGFMFNPVEKLIITKDSAGSDYNQRVAPGYNEIVPLVNPVNAWKENVFRAKFVDKDGKPIKNARIDVDFINGKLDMTNNTWVANKEAPKTSLRVFTDDNGVFAFVPSRSGQWVIRAVASMDRQNKVVHDASLVVQFE; encoded by the coding sequence ATGAAAAAAAGTTTAGTTTTAATTGGAAGTATCTTATTAGCAGCAAATCTATTTGCACATGATCATTTTCTTTACACATCTAATTTAGATGCAACTAATCAAAAAGAAGTTAAAATGAAAGCAGTTTTAGGACATCCAGCTGAAGGACCAGAAGCAGAACCTATAAGTATAGCAACTGTTGATGGTAAAACTTCTTTACCTAAAGCATTCTTCGTTGTTCATGATGGAGTAAAAACAGATTTATTATCTAAAGTTAAAGTTGGAACTATAAAAACAGCTAAAGGACAATATGTAGCACTTGATGCTATTTACACAGCTGAAGATGGATTAAAAGGTGGAGGAAGCTGGGTATTTGTAATGGATAGTGGAAATACAAAAGATTCAGGATTTATGTTTAATCCAGTTGAAAAATTAATAATAACTAAAGATTCAGCAGGTTCAGACTACAACCAAAGAGTAGCTCCAGGATACAATGAAATAGTTCCTTTAGTTAACCCAGTTAATGCTTGGAAAGAAAATGTATTCAGAGCAAAATTTGTTGATAAAGATGGAAAACCTATAAAGAACGCAAGAATAGATGTAGACTTTATAAATGGTAAGTTGGATATGACTAATAATACATGGGTAGCTAATAAAGAAGCTCCTAAAACAAGTTTAAGAGTATTTACTGATGATAATGGAGTATTTGCATTTGTTCCATCAAGAAGTGGACAATGGGTTATAAGAGCCGTTGCTTCTATGGATAGACAAAATAAAGTTGTTCATGATGCTTCATTAGTTGTACAATTTGAATAA
- the pglX gene encoding BREX-1 system adenine-specific DNA-methyltransferase PglX gives MNKTSLKLFAIEARNELMEKMRTRLDILGITKNGIEKAKVVGREVEINGSLYPRESYNSLVRKYKQIGYEELVEESAYTWFNRLTALAFMEANEYIDEKMIFNNGLKNEPGIIDNYYDFEFFKNLDSELQKELHDLRDENTANSIEKLYSILVEEKCEELSAIMPFMFKKKGTYSDILFPTGLLLENSLLVRIREEIGKEAPIELIGWLYQFYNSEKKDQVFEALKKNTKITKENVPAATQLFTPDWIVKYMVENSLGKFALESTGINESLKTNWKYYIESKLDESSEKIKIEDVKILDPAMGSGHILVYAFDLLFEMYENLGWSTKDSVLSILKNNLYGLEIDERAGQLASFVLMMKAREKFSRLFSVLKREEAFKLNTLIIEESNNLSEKIKNKIKDNNLNNLSKIIEDFEDAKEYGSILKLETIDRETLEKEFNLLKESLDNEQGTLIFNEDELDINIEEDLELIESLIRQHITLVNQYETVVTNPPYMGGKGFSPKLKTYVEKNYKDSKSDLFAVFIERCNEFTKQNCYTSMITMQSWMFLSSFETLRKNLIEKTEIKSLLQLGYGVIGIAFGTTAFSLKKSLPNENKGNYFRMFDKIAQNIKTEDCATLFRIAKSNDSFRYKFDEYSSENKISETIESNEKGNLIKFQTKQKDFEKIPGSPIAYWVSDKIREIFEKNQKLGEVGEAKQGLATADNNRFLRLWNEVSFIKIGYNMANSQEALESKKKWFPYNKGGEVRRWYGNQEYLVNWENDGYEIKNFYDEKGKLRSRPQNTEYYFKESISWGLITSAGSSFRYFPKGFIYDVAGMSYFLEKNQFNYLGILNTKIYTDLTKIINPTINLQVGDVLALPATEIKNEKFNKLVQQNINISKKEWDSRETSWDFERLSLIDGKDLRTAFENYCSHWRDNFVQLHKNEEELNRLFIEIYELQDEMDEKVSFDDITILKKEAKIVEMDNSKAREFSSESEKYLYDRGVSLEFNKDELVKQFLSYAIGCIMGRYSTNKPGLIMANSDDVLELSSNKFLVKDTNGDIRQEVETEFLPDEFGILPITAEKDFSNDIVERVKEFVKFVYGEERLKDNLNFIAEALGNKDNKSAEEIIRTYFIKDFYPDHLQRYQNRPIYWLMNSGKKNAFSCLFYMHRYEPLTIARVRADYLIHYQEMIENKRKFIERQLYAEDITAKEKKNVEKELKDLDVLLKELREYANEVKHIAEQKIVLDLDDGVNVNYERLGAILKKR, from the coding sequence ATGAATAAGACTAGTTTAAAACTTTTTGCAATAGAAGCCAGAAATGAATTAATGGAAAAAATGAGAACAAGGCTTGATATTCTTGGAATAACTAAAAATGGAATAGAAAAAGCTAAAGTTGTAGGAAGAGAAGTAGAAATAAATGGCTCTCTTTACCCCAGGGAAAGCTACAATAGTTTAGTAAGAAAATATAAACAAATAGGCTATGAAGAACTTGTAGAAGAAAGTGCATATACTTGGTTTAATAGACTTACAGCTCTAGCATTTATGGAAGCAAATGAATATATAGATGAAAAAATGATATTCAATAATGGTCTTAAAAATGAGCCTGGAATAATTGATAACTATTATGACTTTGAATTTTTTAAGAATTTAGATAGTGAATTACAAAAAGAATTACATGATTTAAGAGATGAAAATACAGCAAATTCAATAGAAAAACTGTATTCTATTTTAGTTGAAGAAAAATGTGAAGAATTATCAGCTATTATGCCATTTATGTTTAAGAAAAAAGGGACTTATTCAGATATTCTATTTCCAACAGGTCTATTATTAGAAAACTCTCTATTAGTAAGAATTAGAGAAGAAATAGGAAAAGAAGCTCCAATAGAATTAATAGGTTGGCTTTATCAATTTTATAACTCTGAAAAGAAAGATCAAGTTTTTGAAGCCTTAAAGAAAAATACAAAAATAACAAAAGAAAATGTACCTGCAGCAACACAATTATTTACTCCAGATTGGATAGTAAAATATATGGTAGAAAACTCATTAGGAAAATTCGCTCTAGAGTCAACTGGAATAAATGAAAGCCTAAAGACTAATTGGAAATACTATATAGAATCAAAATTAGATGAAAGTTCAGAAAAAATAAAGATAGAAGATGTAAAGATATTGGATCCAGCAATGGGTAGTGGACATATTCTAGTTTACGCTTTTGATTTACTATTTGAAATGTATGAAAATCTTGGTTGGAGTACAAAAGATAGTGTGCTATCAATATTAAAAAATAATCTATATGGTTTAGAAATAGATGAAAGAGCAGGACAATTAGCATCATTTGTGCTTATGATGAAAGCGAGAGAAAAATTCTCAAGATTATTCTCAGTATTAAAAAGAGAAGAAGCTTTTAAATTGAATACTTTAATAATTGAGGAAAGTAATAACCTATCTGAAAAAATTAAAAATAAGATAAAAGATAATAACTTAAATAATCTTAGTAAAATAATAGAAGATTTTGAAGATGCAAAAGAATATGGAAGTATTTTAAAATTAGAAACTATAGATAGAGAAACATTAGAAAAAGAATTTAATTTATTAAAAGAAAGCCTAGATAATGAGCAAGGAACATTGATATTTAATGAAGATGAATTAGATATCAATATAGAAGAGGATTTAGAACTTATTGAAAGTCTAATAAGACAACATATAACTTTGGTAAATCAATATGAAACAGTTGTAACTAATCCTCCATATATGGGTGGAAAAGGTTTTAGCCCAAAACTTAAAACTTATGTTGAAAAGAATTATAAGGATAGTAAAAGTGATTTATTTGCAGTCTTTATTGAAAGATGTAATGAATTTACAAAGCAAAATTGTTACACTTCTATGATAACTATGCAATCATGGATGTTCTTATCATCTTTTGAAACTTTAAGAAAGAATCTTATTGAAAAGACTGAGATTAAAAGCTTATTACAATTAGGATATGGAGTAATTGGAATTGCTTTTGGAACGACAGCATTTAGTTTAAAAAAATCTTTACCAAATGAAAATAAAGGTAATTATTTTAGAATGTTTGATAAAATAGCACAAAATATCAAAACAGAGGATTGTGCTACTTTGTTTAGAATTGCAAAGAGCAATGATAGTTTTAGATATAAGTTTGATGAATATTCGAGTGAAAATAAAATATCTGAAACTATAGAATCAAATGAGAAAGGAAATTTAATAAAATTTCAAACTAAACAAAAAGATTTTGAAAAGATCCCAGGAAGTCCAATAGCTTATTGGGTTAGTGATAAAATAAGAGAAATATTTGAAAAAAATCAAAAATTAGGAGAAGTTGGAGAGGCAAAACAAGGCTTAGCAACAGCTGATAATAATAGATTTTTAAGATTATGGAATGAAGTAAGTTTTATTAAAATCGGATATAATATGGCAAATTCACAAGAAGCCTTAGAAAGTAAAAAGAAATGGTTTCCATATAATAAAGGTGGAGAAGTTAGAAGATGGTATGGTAATCAAGAATACTTAGTTAATTGGGAAAATGATGGCTATGAGATTAAAAATTTCTATGATGAAAAAGGAAAATTAAGATCAAGACCTCAAAATACAGAATATTATTTTAAAGAATCAATTTCTTGGGGACTTATTACATCAGCAGGATCTTCATTTAGATATTTTCCAAAAGGATTTATCTATGATGTTGCTGGAATGAGTTATTTTTTAGAAAAAAATCAGTTTAATTATTTAGGAATTTTAAACACAAAAATTTACACTGATTTGACTAAAATTATAAATCCTACTATAAATTTACAAGTTGGAGATGTTTTAGCTTTACCTGCAACTGAAATAAAAAATGAAAAATTTAATAAGCTAGTTCAACAAAATATAAATATCTCAAAAAAAGAATGGGATTCTAGAGAAACTTCTTGGGATTTTGAAAGATTATCTTTAATTGATGGAAAAGATTTAAGAACTGCTTTTGAAAATTATTGTTCTCATTGGAGAGATAATTTTGTTCAACTTCATAAAAATGAAGAAGAGTTAAATAGACTCTTTATAGAAATTTATGAATTGCAAGATGAAATGGATGAAAAAGTTTCTTTTGATGATATTACTATTTTAAAGAAAGAAGCTAAAATTGTTGAGATGGATAATAGTAAGGCTAGAGAATTTTCTAGTGAATCAGAAAAATATCTATATGATAGAGGAGTCAGTTTAGAATTCAATAAGGATGAACTTGTAAAACAATTCTTATCTTATGCTATTGGATGCATTATGGGAAGATATTCAACAAATAAGCCAGGTCTTATTATGGCAAATAGTGATGATGTATTAGAATTATCTTCAAATAAATTCCTTGTTAAAGATACTAATGGAGATATAAGACAAGAAGTTGAAACTGAATTTCTTCCTGATGAATTTGGAATTCTACCAATAACAGCTGAAAAAGATTTCTCAAATGATATAGTTGAAAGAGTAAAAGAATTTGTAAAATTTGTTTATGGAGAAGAAAGATTAAAAGATAATCTTAACTTTATAGCAGAAGCCCTAGGAAATAAGGATAATAAGAGTGCTGAAGAAATTATCAGAACATATTTTATTAAAGATTTCTATCCAGATCATTTACAAAGATATCAAAATAGACCTATCTATTGGTTGATGAATAGTGGGAAGAAAAATGCTTTCTCTTGTCTATTCTATATGCATAGATATGAGCCTTTAACTATTGCAAGAGTGAGAGCAGATTATTTGATTCACTATCAAGAAATGATTGAAAACAAAAGAAAATTTATAGAAAGACAGTTATATGCTGAAGACATAACTGCAAAAGAAAAGAAAAATGTTGAAAAAGAATTAAAAGATCTTGATGTTTTACTAAAAGAATTAAGAGAATATGCTAATGAAGTAAAGCATATTGCTGAACAAAAGATAGTATTAGACTTAGATGATGGAGTCAATGTCAACTATGAAAGATTAGGGGCTATTCTTAAAAAGAGATAA